TGTAGTAATTTTCTATTAAGTTATGGTACTTCATGCTCACTCCGTCCTCCATAATTTGTTaccatttgacccggcacgagttttaagaaatgtaatagaaagtgggttgaaaaagttggtggcatgtgagtcctacttttatatattagttttataataaaatgtgagtgagaatgagttagtggaacacTAGAATATatggtccactaccaaaaatggtaaaagtaaaaggtgacaaatttttagggacggaccaaaaaggaaatagatgccaaattttcaaagaagtacgtaattaaaattttatcattatttacactatctaattttttttataatatacatatttatcattaacagcattaattaatatgaaaataataaaatgagacccTTTCTTCCTTATAAGACTCATtttctgatatttttttaatatttctgtTTCCccctaatttttatttgttttttaccttgatttattgatcaattttatttattatgaaagtaTCCAATTTTgcagtattaatttataaatttacattgtcttaatttcagatactattattaataaaccCTATATATTCATATGATGTTAAAAATTTCAGTTGGAACTAAactaaaattcttaataaaatattaataaatatgaaattgtctTACAGTTAGGCTTAGATTACCAAATTAGTTCGatgatatataatgaaataattattgaaatactattttttattctatgtaTTATTGATTcagattttatttcataaataacttcattttttcatattttttgttgtttctcaATGAATTTCCTACATGATATAAGTAGTATATTGTTACCACTGACTAGAAATAGAGGAATATAAGAAGCTCTTTTGTGTAGAAATATTAACAAAACTTTAATCACGTATGAAGTACCAAAACTTATTAGGGTATCATATGAGAAGATGCTGACAAAAATGTGACATAATTCATATGTCAGTAATTTAGGGATTGCCAAAAATGCCCTTCATTTGGGCATTTTGGTCTGAAAAATGGCTATAAATATACGATATGTGATTATGTTTAAGATTAGGGTTGTgtggagatattttttttccctaagGACCTGCAGTGACACAAACGGAAACGTTAGATACTTTTTATGTGGTTCACTcataaaagaaatactataataatttagcAGCGCTGAGTCCATCCCATGTATATTGCGCAACACACAGTTGATGTGAATAGTCTATATTAGTACGTTGTTAGAGGTTGTACTTACATTAGTATGTTGTACTTACAAGATGTAATGGAATGAACACAACATGACTAGAAGATTTAAAAGTTGTTAGAGGTTGGCCACGATAAAGAGGTTCACGAAGAGGTATGTTGTGCTAATTTTCGATTGAACTCTTGACACTTGTTGGCTTTACCTTCTCTTAAAACGGTGTTGTTGTTTTCATGTCTTGTTACTGCGATGGGTTTGTCTGTAggtttgcttcttttttggaatatttggTGTTGGGCTATTCGCAGTTCTTTTGCTTGCACTTGTTACGCTTTGGATATCTTACTTTTGACAATAGAGAGTTCGAGCATGTTTGTggcctcgcctttcagtagatttTTTGTAGCTCGTTGCTTCGTGGCTTGACTTGAGCAGttgattattcataaaatatgaaaggtGCAAATAGTCCCCATCTGTATTATATGTAGCATATAAATTCTGGTCGAtatgataataatatcaaattgaTATCATTTACTTCAAGAGCAATTCATACGAACTTTTAAATAATCGGCTACAATTGATATAAATGAtccaatattttcttatattttttaagaaaattgataatgatttttcacatatttttttaaagaaaattaataatgattttttacttatttttatgctaattTAAATCCTTGAAATAGTAATTACGTGGACAAGACAAGAAGGGTCATAGTATTAACTAAGTTGCTTGGATTTAGCTAGGGTCCAATATAAGGCTATTGTGTTTACACGTTTCTCCTCGAACGTATTATTCAGCTCTTAatcattgatttaattaaatctgaAACACAATCTTTTCTTTGACAATCATAATCGTTTTAGTACcccatcttaattaatatcaCAAGCCATTTTCCACCGTtcattattcaataattttccCGCGGGCCCCAGTTGGCCAACTAATCAcctccattaaaaataattaaataatagtcacAAAATTTAACCACAATAACCCCACGTGACAATATAATTTGTGACACTATAAAACACCCCATAAATGAGGAAAAAATCTAGCAAAACACATCAAAACACACTCTCCACTCCAAATTCTTtttccacacacacaacacacactaaaTTAACATGGAAAACTTCGATGATGATTACACAAAGTATTGGGAAGCCAACATGTTCCTCCAAACCGAAGAGCTAGGAAGGTAAGTCCTAATTTACTCTGTTCGCCACGTTCTTTTTGGCTCTGAGCATTTTATTTTGggtcgaaaaaaaaaaattgaataccTTAATTAGTTCGATATGTGTAGCTACTTCGATGAGGCTATATCGGTCTACTACGACTCGAGCTCACCGGACGGTGTGCAGTCGACGTCGCCGGCGTCGAAGAACATAGTGTCGGAGAGGAATAGGCGGAAGAAGCTAAATGAGAGGCTCTATGCACTAAGAGCTGTGGTCCCAAACATTACAAAGGTAAACATAATGTGACCCTTCACTACTAAAATATTGGTGGATACTTTGTCTTATCATAATTAGCTTTtcaaattaaagtaatttatggaataatttaattggatGATGTGGTTGGACATTGTGCAGATGGACAAAGCATCAATAATTAGAGATGCCATTGAGTATATCAAATCACTCCAAGATGAGGAAAGAAGAATCGTTGCTGAGATATCGGATTTGGAACTGAACAATGATTTTTTCGGGATAGATGAAGATGTTATGAAATTTAGTTCAAACTCAAAAAGGACAAAAGTTGAGAAGGCGTCATCACCTATTGAGGTGCTCGAGGTAAGATTAGTCAGTTTCTGGCTttgaacattttattatttttcgaTAAAATAGATGATTATTGAGATGTATGAATGGCCAAAATCTGATAATGTGAACACTTTAGTCAAACAAGCATTGGCACTAGATGTCATCCgattaatgaaataattagtCCACTACAATTAATTGAATGTATATTAAGATTAGTTGTCAATGATTGAGTATTAAGttaattacttatttttagttaattaattaaagtgatGGAATTGATTGCAGTTTAGGGTATCGAATATGGGTGAGAATGTGGTGGTGGTGAGTTTGAGCTGCAGTAAAAGGAGAGACACAATGATAAGATTATGTGAGGCCTTTGAATCTTTGAAGCTCAAAGTCATTACTTGTAGCATCAATGCCTTTTCTGGCAGACTATTCAAGACTCTTTTTCTAGAGgtatctttcttctctctcctatatttatttaaatataaattgatgtagagaatcaattaaatttttaatctgattttaaaatgatattcaaTTCCGATCTGATTTTGCTCTTATATTCAAATCGTTTCAAAGCATTAACATGTGAAATTTAATTGACAGTCTTTAGATAAGTAAAATTGTCTGATTCGACCGCCTGATAGTTTTAGACAGCCATGTAAACATTAAATTGGTCGGAATCCAACTCATTAGCAAAATTAGATGATATTGAAAGTTCAGTTTGgtctaaatttttaaaattattatgcaaAATTAGAATTAGGTCAACTTGTTAGTAATTTAAGGACTTTAAGGTTTAGGGTATGTGTGGAAGCATCTTaagaaaatatggagtacttgCTTTCATAAGCTGGATAATGTTTTCAATTAGGGTACTTTGtctactagtatataagtaTCTAATATCTCTTccttttaatgattattttatgTCTTTCTTTTAAGAGACAACTATTAGGCCAGGGTACATTTCATATACAAGAAGCTATCTATTGTTctctttcaatttatatttttaaagaaaattaattattttgatgttggaAAGTTAGAATATAAAACAACAACGTTCAATGACTGCtttcaattataaattataataagatatacaaaaaaacatgaaaattataattagatcCTGGCctgcaaaaatataattgtagaCAATAGGAGCACAAAATATAAGTTGTCAATAATTGTATGCATCATATCATcaactatatttttaattgaaaaatatattaaaatcagaaaatatttAGCTGGTCCACTAATTGATTGCAGGGTCCcatgttttaatattttaatcatgtaaATCTTTCCCTGTTTTAAGCTAATTAAGATCCACAACATCAATTATAATAGATTTCTCAACAAGATCGATTTTTTAGAagtatatagtagtaatatttttcctCTTCGCGATTTGAAAGATTTGGAAGCTTCTTATGAATGTCTCTTTCAGTAGTTGAGTCAgcatttatttgaataaatttattaacaaCATAATTAGtcctaattatttattttatgatgcaGGGtaatgatgaagatgaagatgttTTAAGAGTAAAGATAGAAGCTGCCATAGCTGCAGCTAACTCTAAATAATCCTTAATAAATTACATGATGTATAATGATGTGTCgtgtattttaattagaaaattttctttcttgttttgtaCAGTGGAATTGAGCTTAATTATGTTTTGCTTGATCGGAAAAAAACCTTACACAATTAGCACGTTGGATACATTCTAGTTTGATCTAATGCTTTTTGtcaattgatgaaaaaaatgcTCAAAGTCAGAAGTCGACGAGCAAAATCACCAAAATTATTGACAATTCAAAGCCTACGAATAACCTGAATCTGAAGTATCAATCCCGTAACAAATATCATATCTAAATCATGCACACATAACAATCAACACCAGACAAAAtaactaagagcatccataaTAGCAGACTAGCGCGGACTAGCCGCTAGTCCACCTGCTAGTCCACTATTGCGACCGGCTAGTGGTTGACGGACTAGCGCGATGGACGACCTCTCGGCCATCGCATATTGCGCTAGTCCGTGCGCTAGTCCGCTATTGTAGGCTCCCGACGGACTAGCGATTTttcgattatttttttttcaaaactctatatatacggctcgttgaagttcattttcatttgcaccacttgtattAACGAGTTTATCTTCTTTCACTCTacatttctctcttctttgcACCATATTCTACTCCAACaggatttaattgaagagttgtgggcgcGGAGGAGTGCACGTTGATATGAATAGTGCAATTTGTGGacattgttttttttgggggggtaGAATtgtactttttaaatttttttattattatgtatgttttttttttatatatataaaatggttgtatttttcccgtatttgtgtgaaattgtgattttgtttgttggGATGTCCTAGTGCTAGTTCACTATTGCGCAGTGGGATGTCCTAGTGATGTGACAGTGCAGTGACTAGTCCTAGTGACGTGGCAGAAGATGTTTTTGGCTAGTCCTAGTGCT
The nucleotide sequence above comes from Salvia hispanica cultivar TCC Black 2014 chromosome 5, UniMelb_Shisp_WGS_1.0, whole genome shotgun sequence. Encoded proteins:
- the LOC125187201 gene encoding transcription factor bHLH35 isoform X2, whose protein sequence is MCSYFDEAISVYYDSSSPDGVQSTSPASKNIVSERNRRKKLNERLYALRAVVPNITKMDKASIIRDAIEYIKSLQDEERRIVAEISDLELNNDFFGIDEDVMKFSSNSKRTKVEKASSPIEVLEFRVSNMGENVVVVSLSCSKRRDTMIRLCEAFESLKLKVITCSINAFSGRLFKTLFLEGNDEDEDVLRVKIEAAIAAANSK
- the LOC125187201 gene encoding transcription factor bHLH35 isoform X1, which codes for MENFDDDYTKYWEANMFLQTEELGSYFDEAISVYYDSSSPDGVQSTSPASKNIVSERNRRKKLNERLYALRAVVPNITKMDKASIIRDAIEYIKSLQDEERRIVAEISDLELNNDFFGIDEDVMKFSSNSKRTKVEKASSPIEVLEFRVSNMGENVVVVSLSCSKRRDTMIRLCEAFESLKLKVITCSINAFSGRLFKTLFLEGNDEDEDVLRVKIEAAIAAANSK